A single region of the Nicotiana sylvestris chromosome 6, ASM39365v2, whole genome shotgun sequence genome encodes:
- the LOC138871078 gene encoding uncharacterized protein produces MLGTYTAREARTQQYLEKVWDLIKQFQNWKVTQIPRDENVKADALANLASAANMASNENALVIHLFHSVLDPDKNEINFNNFTWDWRNEIVAFLQYGTIPENKKKAHALLKKAARYCLKQENLYRKMFGGPLARCLGPSQTEYVMREIHEENGGNHAGGRSLVRTLIRAGYYWPKMEEEAENFVAKCDKCQRYGAQITEFFQSWQIKRITSTPYHTVGNGQAESTNKVIINNLKKRLEESKGYKPEVLPGVLWAYRTTAKTSTGETPFLLVYGAEALIPVEIGEPSIRFTYATEESNDEEMCITEAFLKNKNSNYSVSP; encoded by the exons atgctggggacttatacggcCAGGGAAGCAAGGACGCAGCAGTACTTAGAAAAGGTATGGGatttgataaagcaatttcaaaaCTGGAAAGTGAcacaaataccaagggatgaaaatgtcAAAGCCGATgccctagctaatcttgcatctgcgGCAAACatggcaagcaatgaaaatgctttagttattcatttatttcattcagttctcgacCCCGATAAGAATGAGATAAATTTTAATAACTtcacttgggattggaggaacgagattgttgcttttttgcagtatggtaccatccctgaaaataagaaaaaagctcatgcGCTTTTAAAAAAGGCTGCTCGGTATTGCTTAAAGCAAGAAAATCTTTACCGAAAAATGTTCGgcggtcccttagcaagatgcctcggaccttctcaGACAGAAtacgtaatgagagaaatacacgaggagAATGGTGGGAATCATGCAGGTggaaggtcattggtaagaaccctaattagggcaggttattactggcctaaaatggaagaagaagcggaaaatttcgtggctaaatgtgataaatgccaaaggtacg gcgctcaaatcacagaattctttcaaagttggcagattaaaaggattacgtccaCACCTTATCATACGGTGGGCAATGGgcaagctgagtcaacaaacaaagtcattatcaacaatttaaagaagcgtTTAGAGGAATCCAAAGGTTATAAGccagaagtgttacctggagttttatgggcatatcgcacaacagcaaaaacaagtacaggagaaacaccatttttattggtttatggagctgaagctttaattccagttgagataggagagccgAGTATAAGGTTTACATATGCGACagaagaatctaatgacgaggaaatgtgt ataacagaagcatttttgaagaataaaaattcaaattattctgttagtccttag